In Paenibacillus sp. BIC5C1, a genomic segment contains:
- a CDS encoding PKD domain-containing protein: MADTSYQPTPWLDTTINEEFLLEGLAGIMTTNGWSKVAEFTKVTYSNKLTKPTIKRFYLPMANPEIDLPKVLNDDYYIFLDGEIAPTSYYTAVKNTDETTTITFEAGVSGQVAIYYSTVGSADTFDFYVTKHIVVKNISGNLFGMAMLAHINEQIGRTDCKVPFAIYDKNADYGTQLTPQDSGVFSWAIQKANEDALFERHTLYFYQLEKWIGNGKMLVGWENVNELKRVALDVEVQTSMWGLDDNTNALQSRITDSFPQMYQSPIVTSRTRIPQLEHTEKIAFVDVKFTNWWDDSKVFVKGFVDGKSLMLIIVADTAPVWDDNAVPAIPLYMGDFDVNGLTEEVINRDITFDFYRKQTKTSTIISGKPMVNAGSYVKVWLMGDTDGDMPDEAVTLTIAGQEIGKFNTIGAVEPTSNRNDAQLMGQFDITGIEGMSSVTIEAVSGDGVSGYTPVSGRMFLEVHIETNRNTEGAPSALFSGTAYNKDGATVEAALKQSGQFDYDDVSIKQEVLLPVMKEYPHFPSNGIDSIMVKRNKFGARYQAHYLSWNVPSNSMPPLRGNADNHKHPRAWKDYMNEQYKYQFSPSRYSGKAHSSRALLVHPEDGTFGTLRNVILTSPLTIMNGDELKAVRDYCDDENRYEVYSYYLVEGISPLTKRPATPYRPAALGILKAGYTLPEIPPAPPEPPALILSIDPGYSSIEEDTSIKFTSLYSKHSPITNYKWEVTSDVKKGLYTVDNATFTFSNVGTYSVNLTVWNEIGQQATATATITVTAKYVPPPPPPPPPANTLQCGKLNDSGGGAYTEKLHEMGNSSGRVVITYNMYGVADRMDVYYQNQLLASTNMEVSNGGSLQFQYSPVGGVTQIKVVMSSSSGSSSSWEYLVNCPV; the protein is encoded by the coding sequence ATGGCAGATACGTCATACCAGCCAACGCCTTGGCTCGACACGACCATAAATGAAGAGTTCCTGCTAGAAGGGCTTGCTGGTATCATGACAACCAACGGCTGGTCAAAGGTAGCTGAGTTTACTAAGGTAACCTACTCCAACAAGCTGACCAAGCCAACAATCAAGCGTTTCTACCTTCCGATGGCTAACCCTGAAATAGACTTGCCTAAGGTACTGAACGATGATTACTACATCTTCCTTGATGGAGAGATTGCTCCAACATCCTATTACACAGCGGTCAAGAACACTGACGAAACCACCACGATTACCTTTGAAGCAGGGGTATCCGGTCAGGTAGCGATTTACTACAGCACGGTCGGGTCAGCGGACACCTTCGACTTCTATGTGACCAAGCACATCGTCGTCAAAAATATATCGGGAAACCTGTTTGGCATGGCAATGCTGGCTCACATTAATGAGCAGATTGGACGGACGGACTGTAAAGTACCATTCGCAATCTATGACAAAAATGCCGATTACGGTACTCAGTTAACACCGCAGGACAGCGGCGTATTCTCTTGGGCGATTCAGAAGGCTAACGAAGATGCCCTCTTTGAGCGGCATACGCTTTACTTCTACCAGCTTGAGAAGTGGATTGGAAACGGGAAGATGTTGGTTGGGTGGGAGAACGTCAATGAACTGAAGCGGGTGGCTTTGGATGTTGAAGTGCAAACAAGCATGTGGGGGCTGGACGATAATACGAACGCTCTTCAGTCACGAATTACTGATTCCTTCCCTCAGATGTACCAGTCGCCAATAGTCACGTCCCGTACAAGAATCCCTCAGCTTGAGCACACAGAGAAGATTGCCTTCGTTGACGTGAAATTTACGAACTGGTGGGATGACAGTAAGGTGTTCGTCAAAGGATTCGTGGACGGTAAGTCGCTCATGCTGATTATCGTTGCGGACACTGCTCCCGTTTGGGATGACAACGCCGTACCTGCGATTCCTCTCTACATGGGAGACTTCGATGTTAACGGCTTGACAGAAGAGGTTATTAATCGGGATATCACGTTCGACTTCTACCGGAAGCAAACGAAAACGTCCACAATCATCTCAGGTAAACCGATGGTCAATGCAGGGTCGTATGTAAAGGTATGGCTAATGGGTGACACGGACGGCGACATGCCTGACGAAGCTGTCACGCTGACCATCGCAGGTCAAGAGATTGGAAAGTTCAATACCATTGGGGCGGTAGAGCCGACAAGTAACAGGAATGATGCTCAGTTGATGGGGCAGTTCGATATAACGGGGATCGAGGGCATGTCCTCTGTGACCATTGAAGCAGTGAGTGGAGATGGAGTGAGTGGCTACACCCCGGTATCCGGTCGGATGTTTCTTGAGGTTCATATTGAGACTAATCGGAATACTGAAGGCGCACCGTCTGCCTTATTCTCAGGGACGGCATACAACAAGGACGGGGCTACCGTAGAAGCCGCTCTCAAGCAGTCCGGTCAGTTCGATTATGACGATGTGAGCATCAAGCAAGAGGTTTTGCTTCCTGTTATGAAGGAGTATCCACACTTCCCAAGTAACGGGATTGACTCCATTATGGTCAAGCGAAATAAGTTCGGTGCAAGGTATCAGGCGCACTACCTGTCTTGGAATGTCCCATCTAATTCTATGCCACCGTTAAGGGGAAATGCTGACAACCATAAGCACCCAAGGGCTTGGAAAGATTACATGAACGAGCAATACAAGTACCAGTTTAGTCCGTCAAGGTATAGCGGGAAAGCCCATTCATCCCGTGCACTTCTGGTTCATCCTGAAGATGGTACGTTCGGAACACTGCGAAACGTTATTTTAACCTCTCCCTTAACTATAATGAATGGCGACGAGTTAAAGGCTGTGAGAGATTACTGTGACGACGAGAACAGGTATGAGGTCTACTCTTACTATTTGGTCGAAGGAATCTCACCACTGACAAAGAGACCTGCAACGCCATACAGACCTGCCGCTCTCGGCATCCTGAAGGCGGGGTACACTCTTCCTGAGATTCCTCCTGCACCGCCTGAGCCACCAGCTCTGATTCTGTCAATCGACCCTGGTTATTCAAGTATAGAAGAGGACACGTCAATCAAGTTCACATCGCTGTACAGCAAGCATTCCCCTATTACGAATTACAAGTGGGAAGTGACGAGTGACGTGAAAAAGGGCTTGTATACAGTCGATAATGCAACGTTTACGTTCAGCAATGTCGGCACGTATTCGGTCAATCTTACGGTGTGGAATGAAATAGGTCAGCAGGCAACGGCTACGGCAACCATAACGGTAACTGCCAAGTACGTGCCCCCACCCCCTCCACCACCCCCACCGGCTAATACATTGCAGTGCGGTAAGCTGAACGATTCTGGCGGCGGAGCTTATACGGAGAAACTGCATGAGATGGGCAATTCATCTGGGCGAGTCGTCATCACCTACAACATGTATGGGGTAGCTGACCGTATGGATGTTTACTATCAGAACCAGTTGCTTGCCAGCACCAACATGGAAGTATCTAACGGAGGTTCACTCCAATTCCAGTACAGCCCAGTTGGCGGCGTAACACAAATAAAGGTGGTCATGTCCTCCAGTTCGGGGTCAAGTTCGTCGTGGGAATACCTGGTAAACTGTCCTGTGTAA
- a CDS encoding LamG domain-containing protein, which produces MANLKGQRVQIDATGVNLAAGAQNTVEFWMYWRGVEGVMPFGWSNYDLYFSSGGFGFNTNNSDVLGIPSASLANRWVHVAGVFYNGVPNPTNVELYIDGVKQVISNRNASNANRSVTNVAWIGGFGASGGYLFNGYIRNFRIWNRKLSAAEVSLAMTTPEGLPAGNGLIGQWYTDSIENVAPQYDYAFASGYSGWNPTALMTGSTSYPFDDNGDLYAGFMFQWDTPIRFTQLKFRSHVNFPMYNTSIYIDNLKVADNITITGTYTTLNGNWYGKSVTLVRKGASKDQTIQQVEFYGDVLSRGVDSSIKRVGSIPAWYTYNMQLVQIDNTLDVIGDTGHGGNDVWHMTRATNIGGSVQSVRSYQVTGWQQTTSHPDCFDYNPFNGHLYAVHNEDPFTMHKYLINKSGMSWSVSLVKSYTIANKVASGDTLNSWAGVKFAFNKQKNDGYAYVLANYQSAGSIAKLYRIKLDTNNVVPEFVTDIPWYYPNNLCSFAVTDDYVFLPTSTGTHVGAFGVKDGHLANAYPIANNVNSYFNASSYNYDGETFVTANGYQYALTQLEIGNRKPTLNNMKVTPATVARQDYALTGSISHIDNKPMSYKVFVNGVEKVSVTTLPSPIAVNHLLMNKDLEIGINTVTVEALDSSGSISVFVLNIAKVNTDTSLNLTASTLTCHKENVTIEVAVFDAERDMTKFQILINGAAEYPESGLTENLKTPYTYVHTIRNSRLSIGDNLVTVNVVDEFGSTVTKSFTIKKFNAEAKAEEAAVRGQMLYANITDGDGDAVRYKILVNGNQVYPPTLGTMTQYLPTPINVQYRLPKESIIFGNVHEVKIVMEDDMGVTSSWVTNPLIEYAGLMFVSENNQFYSTDIGEVLRYLEVGTVVAGNASGTFKVFLKNTVGYKVKNIILTTAQKDLDPVDEKVQLSLTDKPFTPTHMLELGSLEHGEQATFYVRISTSRKAIGGGFFDVRVVGDPA; this is translated from the coding sequence GTGGCTAATCTAAAAGGTCAGCGTGTCCAGATTGATGCGACAGGGGTTAACCTGGCGGCAGGTGCGCAAAACACAGTTGAATTTTGGATGTACTGGCGTGGAGTAGAAGGCGTTATGCCGTTTGGTTGGAGTAACTATGACCTCTATTTTTCTAGTGGCGGTTTTGGATTTAACACAAACAACAGCGATGTATTGGGAATCCCCAGCGCTTCCCTGGCCAACAGATGGGTACACGTGGCGGGAGTATTCTACAATGGAGTACCCAACCCAACGAACGTGGAACTATACATCGACGGAGTGAAGCAAGTCATATCCAACCGAAACGCATCCAACGCTAACCGTTCAGTCACTAATGTTGCTTGGATTGGTGGCTTTGGGGCTAGTGGTGGTTACTTGTTTAATGGCTATATACGCAATTTTCGTATTTGGAACAGAAAGTTATCTGCGGCAGAAGTCTCGTTAGCAATGACCACGCCAGAAGGACTGCCCGCAGGTAATGGACTTATCGGGCAATGGTACACAGATTCTATTGAGAATGTTGCCCCTCAGTACGACTACGCATTTGCCAGTGGATACAGTGGGTGGAATCCTACCGCCTTAATGACTGGAAGTACCTCTTACCCGTTTGACGATAACGGAGACCTGTACGCAGGGTTCATGTTCCAGTGGGACACGCCAATTAGGTTTACTCAACTGAAGTTCAGGTCTCACGTAAACTTCCCTATGTATAATACCTCCATATATATAGATAACCTCAAGGTAGCGGACAACATAACTATTACAGGGACTTACACTACGTTAAATGGTAATTGGTACGGAAAGAGTGTAACCCTTGTCAGGAAAGGGGCCAGTAAAGACCAAACGATTCAGCAAGTGGAGTTCTACGGAGACGTTCTAAGCAGGGGGGTTGACAGCTCTATTAAAAGAGTGGGGAGTATTCCTGCTTGGTATACGTACAATATGCAATTGGTTCAGATTGACAATACGCTGGACGTGATTGGGGATACGGGGCACGGCGGTAATGATGTCTGGCACATGACTAGGGCTACCAATATTGGCGGCTCTGTTCAGAGTGTAAGGTCTTACCAAGTAACGGGATGGCAACAAACCACATCTCACCCTGACTGCTTTGATTACAATCCCTTTAATGGACACCTCTACGCCGTCCATAATGAAGACCCGTTCACGATGCACAAGTACCTAATCAATAAGAGCGGCATGTCTTGGAGTGTTTCCCTTGTTAAGTCGTATACCATCGCTAATAAGGTAGCTAGTGGCGATACGTTAAATAGTTGGGCGGGCGTAAAGTTTGCCTTCAATAAGCAGAAAAATGACGGGTACGCATACGTATTAGCTAACTACCAATCTGCGGGGAGTATCGCCAAGCTGTATAGGATTAAACTCGATACAAACAATGTTGTACCTGAGTTCGTTACAGATATTCCTTGGTATTACCCAAACAACCTTTGTAGCTTTGCGGTGACAGATGACTATGTGTTTCTTCCTACTTCAACAGGGACACACGTAGGAGCGTTTGGAGTTAAAGATGGGCATTTAGCTAATGCCTACCCGATTGCAAATAACGTTAACAGCTACTTCAACGCTTCAAGTTATAACTATGACGGGGAAACCTTTGTAACGGCTAACGGCTACCAGTACGCTCTGACCCAACTGGAAATTGGAAACAGGAAGCCAACTCTCAACAACATGAAGGTAACTCCTGCTACAGTGGCTAGGCAGGACTACGCCCTTACAGGTAGTATATCCCATATCGACAATAAGCCAATGTCTTATAAAGTCTTCGTGAACGGGGTGGAGAAGGTATCCGTAACTACACTGCCTTCTCCAATCGCAGTAAATCATCTACTAATGAACAAAGATTTAGAAATTGGAATCAACACCGTGACCGTGGAAGCACTTGATTCTAGCGGGAGCATTTCTGTATTTGTATTAAACATCGCCAAGGTAAACACGGATACTAGTCTGAACCTGACAGCTTCGACTCTGACCTGCCATAAGGAAAATGTGACCATAGAGGTTGCTGTGTTTGACGCAGAGAGGGATATGACAAAGTTTCAGATTTTGATAAACGGGGCGGCTGAATATCCAGAGTCAGGTCTCACTGAAAACCTCAAGACTCCTTACACATACGTTCACACCATCAGGAACAGCAGACTCTCCATTGGTGACAACTTAGTAACGGTCAATGTCGTGGACGAGTTCGGCTCTACTGTAACAAAATCCTTTACGATCAAGAAGTTCAATGCAGAAGCCAAAGCTGAAGAAGCAGCGGTCAGGGGGCAGATGTTATATGCCAATATTACTGACGGTGACGGAGATGCTGTAAGGTACAAGATTCTAGTGAACGGGAATCAAGTATACCCTCCTACACTTGGGACGATGACTCAATACCTCCCAACACCAATTAATGTGCAGTATAGACTGCCAAAAGAATCAATTATTTTTGGTAACGTGCATGAGGTGAAAATTGTCATGGAAGACGACATGGGGGTCACGTCTAGTTGGGTGACTAATCCTCTGATTGAATATGCGGGTTTGATGTTCGTCTCTGAGAATAACCAATTCTACTCTACCGATATCGGAGAGGTTCTTCGTTATCTTGAAGTCGGTACTGTCGTGGCGGGTAACGCCTCAGGTACTTTCAAGGTATTCCTAAAAAATACGGTAGGGTACAAGGTCAAGAATATTATACTGACCACGGCACAGAAGGACTTAGACCCCGTAGACGAAAAAGTGCAGTTGAGCCTGACAGACAAACCGTTCACACCAACGCACATGCTGGAATTAGGTTCTCTTGAGCACGGTGAACAAGCTACGTTTTACGTAAGAATAAGCACTTCAAGAAAAGCCATTGGCGGCGGCTTCTTTGATGTCAGAGTCGTAGGAGACCCCGCTTAA
- a CDS encoding peptidoglycan DD-metalloendopeptidase family protein, with amino-acid sequence MAYVSNVNYPSRQLLQGIMERVNALGNEPKVIVELDKTSYVRGFRRKYDAVQYVVDSAVNDMLSIDKAEKITNYVDGTLIDTSTDLRNADFSMPIKASSTMHGKENGERTINGMYITDWFETDPRCSRKEHKGIDLDLAMNDPVYAVWAGTVTIARTLRGYGKVVYVNHGNGWETRYAHLNKISVSVGDKVNAGSLVGLGGNTGHSISSGGGDGTHLHFEVRFNKVPQNPEPYLRGKRTIQTASKKIDKRNIQDASVLMGASGVMSDSTSYVEYNMEATAYVADCPGCIGITKGGTNVQTWKNWKIIAVDPSVIPLKSTVELIVNGTSWGEYLADDTGGAIKGNRIDILYDTKANALKFGRQPVVVRVKSWGDGKPRSADSAGDASIDKEIVTYQYNRTTTKQTYFKDFTTKKTTLDVKKYTETNGAVQMTVVDDKTSMNVLGFNGTGGAGQAKTLVFEHDWFKAGNLGWAYFSDLELDDTMIVTVNDYEVVRINGVSAKNGVAYPPSIPMPKGHNVVKFTFANSSKASRGKFGILWLRAKEFDIETVETKAMWDFEDEMNSANQWTPYSTVVQKDKGDYQAISTSGGEAGIERLGKIKKFPFTINFSLKTVEGTSGKLVISDGTKGFLLNIKDDQIYTSGGGTYKLNTTSDFIEYTVVCHDQTDIDVYVKINDIWVNTGIRGAAFDYPYQSRILFAVTDGAMYLDSVKYASNDYAIEQLATAIGDTYDEKWYEVGDFVYEDMYSIDKDVMSWEINTHLDTTISTARLTLDNSSGIYSPSWERRPEFPDSFKTDKSPLSYYEEGELRHVISEYTPIRIYAGYGEEVVRVFTGMIKGEITENSDEKTVSFSCVDRYDMLEEFIFYKPMQYPPEEAYAGDGGAFSWIKSSIVEDIVVHAGMSTWKFHSEDMSNPDYVIEDTVYIDVNKGKNTFMKFNKESGELEAVTQENIMEVGGWQNPFVASVSFPIGTNASDAVQSLIQDIPYRTYCDRYGTFRMEKMDFLDSPDWAMVAGMKWEFIDGENLLEVTSSTDYSRVRNHLMISGTAGIVEHFFDKSLIIATKGNIRTAGAQLDWIEEIDGNSLRDLKEDVANKIFFDYKRQARTKNIVVKGNPLIELLDSVYVYDSKTFTANYFLIKGNRIVGNSDGILNYLELTWQSISQVG; translated from the coding sequence GTGGCTTATGTATCTAACGTTAATTACCCTTCAAGGCAGTTGCTACAAGGCATCATGGAGCGTGTAAACGCGCTAGGGAACGAGCCGAAGGTAATCGTAGAGTTGGACAAAACATCATACGTGCGGGGATTCCGTAGAAAATATGATGCAGTTCAGTACGTGGTAGACAGTGCTGTGAATGATATGCTGTCTATCGACAAAGCGGAGAAGATTACGAACTACGTTGACGGTACGTTGATTGATACCAGCACCGACCTGAGAAACGCAGACTTCTCCATGCCAATAAAAGCAAGTTCAACGATGCACGGGAAGGAGAATGGGGAGCGTACCATCAACGGGATGTATATCACCGACTGGTTTGAGACAGACCCTCGCTGTTCCCGGAAGGAGCATAAAGGAATTGACCTTGACCTTGCGATGAACGACCCAGTATATGCTGTGTGGGCAGGTACAGTAACCATCGCCAGAACCTTGAGAGGATATGGTAAAGTCGTCTACGTCAATCATGGAAACGGGTGGGAGACAAGGTATGCCCACTTAAACAAAATCAGTGTAAGTGTGGGGGATAAGGTTAACGCAGGTAGCCTTGTAGGTCTTGGCGGCAATACCGGACACTCCATCTCCAGTGGTGGAGGTGACGGAACACACTTACACTTTGAAGTACGATTTAACAAGGTACCACAAAATCCTGAACCGTACCTGCGGGGCAAGAGAACGATCCAGACAGCAAGCAAGAAAATTGACAAAAGGAACATTCAGGATGCTTCTGTCTTAATGGGCGCTTCAGGAGTAATGTCAGATTCGACCTCCTACGTGGAATACAACATGGAAGCAACGGCATATGTAGCAGACTGTCCCGGCTGTATTGGAATCACAAAGGGCGGAACTAACGTCCAAACATGGAAGAACTGGAAGATTATCGCGGTAGATCCCTCTGTTATCCCTTTGAAGAGTACAGTGGAACTGATTGTCAATGGAACGAGTTGGGGAGAGTATCTTGCGGATGACACGGGCGGAGCTATCAAAGGCAACCGGATTGACATTCTTTATGATACGAAGGCGAATGCCCTCAAGTTTGGAAGGCAGCCCGTTGTTGTAAGAGTCAAGTCCTGGGGCGATGGTAAACCAAGATCGGCAGACTCGGCGGGAGATGCCAGCATTGACAAGGAAATCGTCACGTACCAGTACAACAGGACAACCACTAAACAAACTTACTTCAAGGATTTTACAACCAAGAAGACTACACTTGATGTCAAGAAGTACACAGAGACAAACGGTGCAGTGCAGATGACCGTTGTTGATGACAAAACTTCAATGAACGTTCTCGGATTTAACGGAACGGGCGGGGCGGGCCAGGCAAAGACTCTGGTTTTCGAGCACGATTGGTTTAAGGCAGGAAACCTTGGCTGGGCATACTTCTCTGACCTTGAACTAGATGACACGATGATCGTCACAGTTAATGATTACGAGGTAGTGCGTATCAACGGGGTGAGCGCTAAAAACGGAGTGGCATACCCACCTTCCATCCCAATGCCCAAAGGACATAACGTGGTGAAATTCACGTTCGCCAATTCCTCAAAAGCATCGAGAGGAAAGTTCGGTATCTTGTGGCTCAGAGCGAAAGAGTTCGATATAGAGACTGTTGAGACGAAGGCGATGTGGGATTTTGAAGATGAAATGAATAGCGCCAACCAATGGACTCCCTACAGTACAGTCGTACAGAAGGACAAAGGAGATTACCAAGCAATCTCGACTAGCGGAGGTGAAGCAGGTATCGAGCGGCTAGGTAAAATCAAGAAGTTTCCGTTTACGATTAACTTTAGCCTGAAGACAGTGGAAGGTACCAGCGGTAAGTTAGTTATAAGTGATGGAACGAAGGGTTTCCTTCTGAACATCAAGGATGACCAAATTTATACTTCTGGTGGCGGCACGTATAAGCTAAATACGACTTCTGATTTTATCGAGTACACAGTAGTCTGCCACGACCAAACGGATATCGACGTGTATGTGAAGATAAATGATATCTGGGTCAATACCGGAATCCGCGGGGCGGCATTCGACTATCCGTACCAAAGCAGAATCCTGTTTGCAGTGACGGATGGAGCGATGTATCTCGACAGTGTGAAGTACGCTTCCAACGACTACGCCATCGAGCAACTAGCTACTGCCATCGGTGACACGTATGACGAGAAGTGGTACGAAGTCGGAGATTTTGTTTATGAGGACATGTACTCCATCGACAAGGACGTCATGAGTTGGGAAATCAACACCCACCTCGATACAACTATTAGTACCGCACGGCTAACGCTGGACAACTCTTCCGGTATTTATTCTCCATCCTGGGAGCGTAGACCAGAGTTCCCTGACTCATTTAAGACTGATAAGTCTCCTTTAAGTTATTACGAAGAAGGGGAACTGCGACATGTTATTAGCGAGTACACTCCAATCAGGATTTATGCGGGATACGGGGAAGAAGTTGTCCGTGTATTCACTGGAATGATTAAAGGCGAAATTACGGAGAACTCTGACGAGAAGACCGTCTCGTTTAGCTGTGTGGACAGGTACGACATGCTTGAGGAATTTATCTTCTACAAGCCTATGCAGTACCCACCAGAAGAAGCTTATGCAGGAGATGGTGGGGCGTTCTCCTGGATTAAATCAAGCATTGTAGAAGACATTGTTGTCCATGCAGGAATGAGCACTTGGAAGTTTCATTCGGAGGATATGAGCAACCCTGACTACGTAATTGAAGACACAGTATACATCGACGTAAACAAAGGGAAGAACACCTTCATGAAATTCAACAAGGAGAGCGGAGAACTTGAGGCCGTGACTCAGGAGAATATTATGGAAGTGGGCGGCTGGCAGAATCCGTTCGTGGCAAGTGTATCCTTCCCAATAGGTACGAACGCTTCAGATGCCGTACAGTCCCTTATCCAAGATATTCCTTACCGTACCTACTGTGACAGGTATGGGACGTTCCGAATGGAGAAGATGGACTTCCTCGATTCACCAGACTGGGCTATGGTAGCCGGCATGAAGTGGGAGTTCATTGATGGAGAGAATCTACTGGAAGTTACTTCCTCTACGGATTACTCCCGTGTCAGAAATCACTTGATGATTTCCGGAACAGCGGGTATCGTGGAACACTTCTTCGACAAATCTCTCATCATCGCAACTAAGGGTAATATCCGCACGGCGGGCGCTCAGTTGGATTGGATTGAAGAGATAGATGGAAACTCCTTGAGAGACTTGAAGGAGGACGTTGCCAATAAGATTTTCTTCGATTACAAACGTCAGGCAAGGACGAAGAATATAGTAGTCAAAGGTAATCCGTTAATCGAACTGCTTGACTCTGTTTACGTATACGATTCCAAGACGTTCACTGCCAATTATTTCTTGATTAAGGGGAACAGAATCGTCGGAAACAGCGATGGCATCCTCAACTACCTGGAGTTGACGTGGCAGTCTATATCACAAGTAGGATAA
- a CDS encoding cell adhesion protein: MGIYKKSSGLIFDDRFDSGSIHSRYTLSPSDAISIDNTLGQVIMPHTDNDTSIMFDVPEEQTVLMEVTADYVPTELLDEGGIIIWQDGYHRLEFLESKDTTTREYSKWRALKKGNKWTFYADRGSGWEIFDTAPMVAEKMGVILKNREQDNFDTINLDRVVVCKSDKITVGNLPTGYSVYLCDPDGNSVASAVVEPNWTGCEIELPAVPYNGLIRVYDTQGTLLSSLGVFDIYGGDIYLFGTELKVVWNGRELNKETDTYLGTMYDNQILVQMVLQNPSKEKPANTISLGILRYLEMFGYEWVDICHDDGADTPTGEFSKLLDMGNLPPLGERKFWMKVERMEDRFQIKPLHFILDINHT; the protein is encoded by the coding sequence TTGGGAATCTATAAAAAGTCGAGTGGCTTAATCTTCGATGATAGGTTCGATAGCGGGAGCATCCATTCCCGCTATACCCTTTCACCTAGTGATGCTATTTCAATCGACAATACTTTGGGTCAGGTCATTATGCCGCACACAGACAACGACACTTCTATCATGTTTGACGTTCCTGAAGAGCAGACCGTTTTAATGGAAGTGACAGCAGACTATGTGCCGACGGAACTTCTCGATGAAGGCGGTATTATCATATGGCAGGATGGGTACCACCGCCTGGAGTTTCTTGAGAGTAAGGACACAACCACAAGAGAGTACAGCAAATGGCGGGCTTTGAAGAAAGGAAATAAGTGGACGTTCTATGCAGATCGCGGAAGTGGGTGGGAGATATTCGACACCGCTCCTATGGTAGCTGAGAAGATGGGAGTCATCCTGAAGAACCGTGAGCAGGATAACTTCGATACGATCAATCTTGATAGAGTCGTAGTCTGCAAGAGTGACAAGATTACAGTAGGTAATCTACCAACGGGGTACTCCGTTTACCTTTGTGACCCTGATGGTAATTCGGTGGCTTCGGCTGTAGTCGAACCAAACTGGACGGGGTGCGAGATTGAACTACCCGCTGTCCCGTACAACGGCCTTATTAGAGTCTATGATACCCAAGGGACGCTCCTGTCAAGCCTTGGTGTTTTCGATATCTACGGTGGCGACATTTACCTGTTCGGTACAGAACTGAAGGTCGTCTGGAATGGTAGAGAACTTAATAAGGAGACCGACACATATCTCGGCACGATGTATGACAATCAGATTCTAGTCCAGATGGTGCTACAGAATCCTTCCAAAGAGAAGCCTGCAAACACGATATCGTTAGGCATCTTGAGGTACTTGGAGATGTTTGGGTATGAGTGGGTTGACATTTGTCACGATGATGGGGCGGATACGCCGACAGGAGAGTTCTCGAAGTTATTGGATATGGGTAACTTGCCACCGCTAGGAGAGCGCAAGTTCTGGATGAAAGTAGAGAGAATGGAAGACCGATTCCAGATTAAACCCCTGCACTTCATTCTGGACATTAACCACACGTAA